The following proteins come from a genomic window of Legionella cherrii:
- the hemA gene encoding glutamyl-tRNA reductase, protein MVFVACGLNHKTAPINVREKVALSPATQDSVLDSLLCLPEVSEAAILSTCNRTEIYCETQDPQIITHWLTQEHQLPADSLSPFIYMHKGHQGIKHLLRVASGLDSMMIGEPQILGQMKQAYQHACSLGAIKTELRPIFEYVFSASKRVRTQSGVGTNPVSVAYAATQLIGQLFTNYKSLNVFLIGSGETASLVAKYLRQQGVERFMIASRTLENAEKLAHSFNGQTTPITHIAEYLPQADVIVSATNCPIHFINKNWVEQALNQRNNAPMFFLDLSVPRDVEDSIKELEHVHLYNIDDLQTMIDKGMEERRHAALHAEQLVDEELNKYIRKHRSLKAKKVICDYRSQMQDLAQKELQRALKKLSAGQCQQLVLNEFSERLVNKLTHNPTAGLRQIAKDGREDLFTLAQYLFNTTTHQTSYEEIS, encoded by the coding sequence ATGGTGTTTGTTGCTTGCGGACTAAATCATAAAACTGCTCCAATAAACGTGCGTGAAAAAGTCGCATTATCTCCTGCTACCCAGGATTCCGTACTCGATAGTTTGTTGTGCCTTCCTGAGGTCAGCGAAGCTGCAATCTTATCTACCTGTAATCGCACAGAAATTTATTGTGAGACTCAAGATCCACAGATCATCACCCACTGGCTTACCCAAGAGCATCAATTACCTGCAGATTCACTATCCCCATTTATCTATATGCATAAAGGGCATCAGGGAATCAAACATCTTTTACGCGTTGCCAGTGGTTTGGATTCAATGATGATCGGTGAGCCTCAAATCCTTGGACAAATGAAACAAGCATACCAACATGCATGCAGCCTTGGCGCAATAAAAACAGAATTAAGACCCATTTTTGAATATGTATTTAGTGCGTCGAAACGAGTACGCACCCAAAGTGGCGTCGGCACGAACCCCGTATCAGTTGCCTATGCTGCAACACAATTAATAGGCCAACTGTTTACAAACTATAAATCGCTCAATGTATTTTTAATTGGTTCAGGGGAAACCGCCTCATTAGTTGCTAAATACTTACGTCAACAAGGTGTTGAACGGTTCATGATCGCCAGTAGAACATTAGAAAATGCAGAGAAACTTGCCCACTCATTTAATGGACAGACTACGCCGATCACCCACATTGCCGAATATCTACCGCAGGCAGATGTTATTGTTTCGGCAACAAATTGTCCCATCCATTTTATTAATAAAAATTGGGTTGAGCAGGCGCTAAATCAAAGAAATAATGCGCCGATGTTCTTTTTGGATTTATCGGTTCCTAGAGATGTTGAAGACAGCATTAAAGAATTAGAACACGTTCATCTTTATAATATCGATGATTTACAAACCATGATCGATAAAGGAATGGAAGAAAGACGCCATGCTGCGTTACATGCAGAGCAATTAGTCGATGAGGAATTGAATAAGTACATTCGCAAACATCGTTCGCTTAAAGCCAAAAAGGTCATTTGTGACTACCGCAGTCAAATGCAAGATTTGGCACAAAAGGAACTGCAACGCGCTTTAAAAAAACTTTCTGCAGGACAATGTCAGCAACTCGTTTTGAATGAGTTTAGTGAACGCCTAGTAAATAAACTGACGCATAATCCTACTGCGGGTTTACGACAAATAGCCAAAGATGGTCGAGAAGATTTATTTACTTTAGCTCAATATCTTTTTAATACAACAACACATCAAACATCCTATGAAGAAATCTCTTGA
- a CDS encoding M50 family metallopeptidase produces the protein MFLAIIAIILTLILVVGIHEGGHALVARIFSVKIKKISIGFGKPLLRWQSRSGCEWVWAFFPLGGYVQLENTRISPVEPAQYPECFDKKPVWQRILILLAGAAANLIVAWFAFVLVYTIGLTYTLPEIKEVLPKSTAAQAGMLPGDQFISIDGRATPTWSDVGMRLVILWGKKNIPVTVSRADGKESIVVLDLSQEHFRGVKLSLLTQLGIQPNLAAAKSTLQAPSLLDAVHQANQFMWDMVYFFMMTLKQLFTGVIPFSVLLGPIGIFAASVSSLMQGTIVFLFFIASLSLAVAVINLFPIPGLDGGSIVYAIIEKVRGKAVSVPMELLLHRLVIIVFCVLLVHLLMNDLQRL, from the coding sequence ATGTTTTTGGCAATTATCGCCATCATTCTGACATTAATTTTAGTAGTCGGCATTCATGAAGGGGGGCATGCATTAGTAGCACGCATTTTTTCAGTAAAAATCAAAAAAATTTCTATAGGTTTTGGTAAACCCTTATTGCGCTGGCAAAGCCGAAGCGGTTGTGAATGGGTTTGGGCATTTTTTCCTTTAGGAGGGTATGTTCAATTAGAAAATACACGCATTAGCCCAGTGGAACCTGCACAATATCCTGAATGTTTTGATAAAAAACCTGTTTGGCAGCGGATTCTTATTCTATTAGCTGGGGCTGCTGCAAATTTAATTGTTGCGTGGTTTGCTTTTGTTTTAGTGTACACAATTGGTTTGACGTACACTTTGCCTGAAATCAAAGAAGTACTTCCTAAAAGTACCGCAGCCCAAGCAGGAATGCTCCCAGGCGATCAATTCATCTCCATTGATGGCAGAGCTACTCCAACATGGAGTGATGTGGGGATGCGCTTAGTGATTCTATGGGGGAAAAAAAATATTCCAGTCACCGTGAGTCGTGCGGATGGGAAAGAATCAATCGTTGTGCTTGATTTAAGTCAAGAACACTTTCGTGGGGTAAAATTATCTTTATTGACTCAGCTCGGGATTCAACCTAATCTGGCAGCGGCCAAAAGCACACTACAGGCTCCATCACTCCTGGATGCGGTCCATCAAGCCAATCAGTTTATGTGGGATATGGTTTATTTTTTTATGATGACCTTAAAGCAATTATTTACTGGGGTGATCCCTTTTTCTGTGTTGTTAGGACCAATAGGTATCTTTGCAGCTTCTGTATCATCACTGATGCAAGGAACCATTGTATTTTTGTTTTTTATAGCCAGCTTAAGCCTTGCCGTTGCTGTGATTAACCTGTTTCCTATCCCTGGCTTGGATGGAGGTTCAATTGTTTATGCAATTATTGAAAAAGTTCGTGGTAAAGCGGTTTCCGTGCCCATGGAGCTCTTATTGCATCGACTGGTCATAATAGTGTTTTGTGTCCTCTTGGTGCACTTATTGATGAATGATCTGCAACGACTGTAA
- a CDS encoding ComF family protein — translation MRQKIWSLTQSLRLYSICTLCNQFHNNKMAVCTPCIDFMPHLGPACQRCAYPLPDPHLQICGRCIKKAPHFDRAYINYTFEEPLRSLLHQFKYHEGLYLGSFLSHLMVNSLPNIENLPQCLIPVPMHPQRIKARGFNQAAVLVRLLARKLGLPYDITSCQKIRNTEPQASLDGEQRQKNLRHAFKSKKLPWQHVAIIDDLLTTGSTANELAFTLKKSGVKQVDIWCCARTVGKL, via the coding sequence GTGCGCCAGAAAATATGGAGTTTAACACAAAGTTTACGCTTGTACTCAATATGTACTTTATGTAATCAATTTCATAATAATAAAATGGCCGTTTGTACCCCTTGCATTGACTTCATGCCTCATCTAGGCCCTGCGTGCCAACGGTGTGCTTATCCTTTACCGGATCCCCATCTGCAAATCTGTGGTCGTTGTATTAAAAAAGCACCTCACTTTGATCGGGCCTATATTAATTATACTTTTGAAGAACCGCTACGCAGTCTTTTACATCAATTTAAATATCATGAGGGGCTTTATCTAGGCTCTTTTTTAAGTCATTTAATGGTTAATTCGCTACCAAACATTGAAAATCTACCCCAGTGTTTAATCCCAGTTCCCATGCATCCACAACGCATTAAAGCACGTGGGTTCAATCAAGCCGCAGTTTTGGTTCGTTTGTTGGCTAGAAAATTAGGCCTACCTTACGATATCACCAGTTGTCAAAAAATTCGCAATACCGAACCGCAAGCAAGCCTTGATGGAGAACAAAGACAAAAAAATTTACGCCATGCCTTCAAAAGTAAAAAACTCCCCTGGCAGCATGTTGCGATTATTGATGATCTCTTAACTACAGGAAGCACAGCGAATGAACTGGCATTCACTTTAAAAAAATCAGGGGTGAAACAGGTGGATATTTGGTGTTGTGCACGAACCGTAGGTAAATTGTAG
- the bioC gene encoding malonyl-ACP O-methyltransferase BioC, whose product MAVIYEISKTFNQHASEYELAAKVQQEIGVRLLERLQYLNIKPQRILDLGCGPGFFSYELTKIYPKAQIVGLDLAQFMLIQAQKKQGWRRKWPLVAADMRSMPFVTGAFDLIFANQVIHWGGSLTPVFRELNRVMKANGCLMFTTLGPDTFKELKQAWAGVNHYAHVNEFADMHDVGDCLMAEHFLEPVMDMELLSVHYQTLPKLLQALKAQGVKNINPNRNQGLTGKTAWRHFEQNYAALQTDKGKYPLTYEVVYGHAWKGEQRKTELGIETMIPISQIVRPKR is encoded by the coding sequence ATGGCTGTTATCTACGAAATTAGCAAGACATTTAATCAACATGCTTCTGAATATGAATTGGCTGCCAAAGTACAACAAGAAATTGGGGTGCGTTTATTAGAGCGTTTGCAGTATTTGAACATCAAGCCACAGCGTATCCTGGATCTTGGATGTGGACCTGGCTTTTTTTCTTATGAATTGACTAAGATCTATCCTAAAGCACAGATCGTAGGTTTGGATTTGGCACAGTTCATGTTGATTCAGGCGCAAAAAAAACAAGGCTGGCGACGAAAGTGGCCTTTAGTGGCGGCAGATATGCGAAGTATGCCTTTTGTCACAGGGGCGTTTGATTTAATTTTTGCCAATCAAGTGATTCACTGGGGTGGTTCGTTGACACCTGTTTTTCGTGAATTGAATCGAGTCATGAAAGCCAATGGTTGTTTGATGTTCACTACTTTGGGTCCTGATACATTCAAAGAATTGAAGCAGGCCTGGGCGGGAGTCAATCATTACGCGCATGTCAATGAATTTGCTGACATGCATGACGTGGGGGATTGTTTGATGGCAGAGCATTTTTTAGAACCAGTAATGGATATGGAATTATTGTCGGTGCATTATCAAACGTTGCCTAAGTTATTACAGGCTTTGAAAGCTCAGGGAGTAAAAAACATTAATCCGAACAGAAACCAAGGTCTAACCGGAAAAACAGCTTGGCGACATTTTGAACAAAATTATGCCGCCCTGCAAACGGATAAAGGAAAATATCCACTGACTTATGAAGTGGTATACGGTCATGCCTGGAAAGGGGAGCAAAGAAAAACCGAACTTGGAATCGAAACCATGATTCCCATTTCCCAGATAGTTAGGCCAAAGAGATAA